ATGGAATGGTCGCAACATCGGCCCCCATAAGGGCGGCATCGACAACATGCATCGGGTTCCTGATCGAAGCCACCAGCACCTCGGTGTCATAACCATAGTTGCCATAAATGGTCACAATCTGGCTGATCAACTCCATCCCGGGCGTGGAGACATCATCAAGCCGGCCGACGAACGGCGACACAAACGTCGCCCCTGCCTTTGCCACCAAGAGTGCCTGCATCGGTGAGAAACAGAGCGTGGCATTGGTCATGATGCCTTTTTCGGACAAGGCTTTTATGGCAACCAGTCCCTGGGTCGTGCAGGGAACTTTAATAGTAATATTTTTTCCTATTTGGGCCAGTGCTTCGGCTTCCTTCAACATCCCGGCGGCATCAAGTGCGACCACTTCCGCAGAAATCGGACCGTCAACAATCCTGCAAATTTCGGCCAGGAGTTCCCTGAAGGGCATATTTTCTTTGGCCAGAAGGCTCGGGTTGGTGGTGACTCCATCCAGAATACCCATCGCCTCGGCCTTTTTGATTTCTTCCAGATTTGCCGTATCAATAAATATCTTCATTAAAACACCTCTTTTTTTAATACTCAACAGCGACCAGATAAAGCCCTCTGGCAGGGG
This genomic interval from candidate division Zixibacteria bacterium HGW-Zixibacteria-1 contains the following:
- the fsa gene encoding fructose-6-phosphate aldolase gives rise to the protein MKIFIDTANLEEIKKAEAMGILDGVTTNPSLLAKENMPFRELLAEICRIVDGPISAEVVALDAAGMLKEAEALAQIGKNITIKVPCTTQGLVAIKALSEKGIMTNATLCFSPMQALLVAKAGATFVSPFVGRLDDVSTPGMELISQIVTIYGNYGYDTEVLVASIRNPMHVVDAALMGADVATIPFKVIDQLMKHPLTDIGLQKFLADWEKVKK